The sequence below is a genomic window from Rattus rattus isolate New Zealand chromosome 3, Rrattus_CSIRO_v1, whole genome shotgun sequence.
CTATAAAAGTCATACaaaggtaaaattagtttttaaaataacagaCTTACTTCTTAATTTGTATGTGAgcactttccttcttttttattttgtctgaaaCCCTGTAAAGAGAACAAATACAAAGTTAAACAGGGTACCCACTAAATAAATGTGTGAGTAAACACTTCAGGACCAGTTTGATGCTAAGCTGACCCAGCGCTGAGACGAGGAGGAAGGACGACCTGGAATTCAAAGCCATCTCCAAATACATGGTGAGTCTAAAGCTACCTGGGCTACAGCAGACTCTGCTTCATGTTGGGAGAGGTGGcttatgtctgtaattccaggacttggAAGAGCAGGGCAagaggttctctgtgagttcaaggctagcctggtctcttttaaaaaacaaaacaatacaacagAACAAATAATGCTCAAGTCCAACTTAGTGATATATACCTAacgatcccagtacttgggagactaaAGCAAGAGGACTTGACTTTAAGGCCAGTCTGGCAGCGAAAGGCTGAGCTATAACAATAAGACCCCCGACCCAAATGTACCATGAGAATGGGAACAGTTCGGTGCTAGAGGTTTGGCctaacatgtgcaaggccctgggtttgatctccagcactacCAGAACAGCCAAATAGTCTGTTTCATGAGACATACTAACTGTTTAATGTCATCAGAAAataagtttatatattttaaaaagtagtttataGCATTCCAATATACTTCAACAGTGATTGATCCAAACCCCGGCATGGTGGCACCCACTTTTAACCCCAGTAACTAGAAAGCTAATACAAGAGGACTGCTGCAGTTTGAAGGCCACCCTAGGCTACGAAGTGCACCTGAATAGACATCTCAACAAACATGATGTCCTGAAGTGACCTGGTACCTACGAAGACCAAAGCTAGAACACGTTTACGTTCTTGCAGTAACAACACCactcctcctcattcttttctgctttgaCTTCTACAAGGCAGAACCGCAGAGGCGAGCAGTGACCACCAAGCTGCGCTGCCACCACTGACAGGGCAGGTGGACTGGTGGTTTGGGCCACACTCGGCAAGGGCTAGGAACTGCCCATGTAAGTCAGTGGGATCTTCAGAAGTCTTGGGCTACTGTAAAGCCTTGTCGCTTCTGTCTCcatcccgcagaaaggagcgacaccacgatgttcttctcaaagtggtttattcaggaaccttacaacatGCGAACagtaatctttcttttcttttcttctctcctctcccagcccCGGCACActccttatatcctccctcaactctgcctcctcagtccagactacgtaatctcagttcataggttcacatcacatggcctgatcttgagTCATGGGCCTCATGGCAgttctcacaatggacgtggctagtttcaggtgtgtgaggaagtcaggtggtagtcatgagacttagctgcagtcctgggcgccatcttgggactgccgccacacccgttCCCCACAAAGCCTGACTTACATTGTCTACTCTTTCCAAAGGTAAAATCCTCAGAACGTCATGCTCTAGGATAAAGCACACTTTCCATATTTAAGGTCATAGTTAAGCAAACTGATCTATCCAAGTGTAGCCAATGCACACGCAGAGATGACGCttctaaaggaaagcatttctctGGGTAGCTCGAGTTGGTGTGGATACTTTAAGGAGCATTGTTACCTAACGAGTGCTTCTTAGGACTGGAGTAAAAAGTGCCAGCCAGGGTGGGTGCTGTTGGAGCAGCcctatgggtactgggaatgaacttggatcctctagaagagcagccagtgctcttaactgctatgccatctctccagccccagaaacacTTTTACTCGCCCAAACTGACAACATAAATAGTCGTTGACAGTAGAATGGATAAAGAGTCCCTGGAGAACATGTCTGAAAATGAGGATTATATGAAGCTCCATCCAGAAACTTTTCTGTGGTTGCATTTTGTTAGAGGGTTGTGGCTAAATTCTCCTGAatctttctcttcattcctttCAGAACATTTATTGAACATTGCCCTAAACTTTGCTTATCAAAGCAACACAGTTGCTGCATGCTCTCCAGTTATTTTGCAGTTCCTTCGAGAGAGAACACTGGCTTTGAGAGTACTGAATTCACAGTACTTTTGGGATCACCCAGAAAGCCTGTTACTGTTGGGGAGATTAAAGGTTTCTATAAATGGAAATGAAATCTCATCTCATGTGGACTATTCATTCAAGACATATTTTGAAAACTTACAGCCACCACCTATAGATAAGGAGTACACATCTGCCTTTGAGCACATAAGTGAATGGAAGAGAAATTTTGCTGAAGATGAGAACATCATAAAACACTATAGAAATATCTGGCCCAGGGTCCTACCAGACATCAGTGAAGGGTACTGGAAACTGTCCCCCAAGCCTTACAAGATCCCTAGGCTGGAAGTGGGAGTGAACAACATGGGTCCAGCAGACCAGGCACTGCTCCATGTCCTAATGGAAATCTTCTCAGCTTCACAGAGCATTGAGTTCCATTTATTCAACAGCAGTGGCTTTCTTGAAAGCATCCGCCCAGCTCTGGAGCTGAATAAGACCTCTGTCACCAAGTGTTCCATGTCCAGGCTGGAGCTCAGCAGAGCAGAACAGGAACTGCTTCTCGCCCTGCGTGCCCTGCAGTCTCTTGAGGTCTCAGGAACAAGCCAGATTCCAGGTATCCCTGAGTGTACTCCCATGACCATTCTGCTTGACACTGTCTTCTCATTCTCAGCTTAGATGAAGGAAACCTCGAGATGGGAGAGATCGAAACACTTTCATTCTTTTGGACCAGTGGAACGCCCTGAATCATAGAATGGGTTTCTAATAACTCAAACACCACTAGGAAAACATCACTACCAGTATTTAATCTTTCAAGACCCTTATAAGGGTGTTTGGATTGCTTGCTGGTGGTAAATGGTAGACTACATGTAGATGATGCTGGGGAATCATCTGCACTCAGGGTGCTCTCTCATTTACTTTCCCACTTGCAATGTGCAGAGTGTCCAGTTTTTTACATCTCTACCATTTCGCTTACACTTGGCTTGTCTGGGACATGGTCTAGTAGTCAGTCTTCTCTCCTGTAGTTCAGATTTCCATTCTCCTCCCTGATTGAGGACTCtcttcatgtgtctgtgtctgagaagTGCTCTTGAATTCTTGTCATTAAATGTCAAGCTATGGGAGTTCATCTCTGCACTCTCAGGAGTCCAGGGACTTAGGGAAGAGTGCTGTTCTgactttgagaccagcttggggcATATAATGAGTCTGTGCTAGGCAAGGTTATGGAGCaaaactgtctcaaacagaataaaaccaaatcattggtgttctgttctagGAGGTCTTTGTGTATGGTGGCTTTAAACCTGTATGTTATAGGCAGAGTATTTGGCTACCATGTGCAAGACTCTGGATTCCATTGCAGACtgacaaaaataaatctatatcAACCTTTATCAGTCACGTTGTTTCAAAAACACCTCCTCCCATTGCGTACATTGGCAGTTcatctctttgtgtgttttgatGCATGAACAATTGTTAATTTTGATAAGATCTTTAATAGTCAGGGTCTGTGATAGAGGAACTTGTAGAGAATTTACAGAATGAAGCTATgtataaaaagaaagggaatttcTTAGAATggtttacaggctgtggtcccaCTAGTCCAAGAATAGCTGTCAAACAACAGACAGTCTGTGAATCCAGTGGGTATTCAATATATGAGGCTGGAAGACGCATGCTCTAGTGCCAGTGTGGGAATAGAGTTGCTAGTGAGAGGGagagcaagcagagagagagagagagagagagagagagagagagagagagagagagagagtttccttCTCTCGTGTCCTTTATCAGCACCAGAGAATGTATGGTCCAGAGtaaagtggatcttcccacctcaaaaggcCCTAGTAGATGTTGATCTTCCCAATTCAAAGTTTAATTTAGGGAAAAAACCTCCACAGGTGTGCCCAGTCATTtgggttttaaataattttcaaggtAGTCAAGATACTAGCCAAATATTGCCCAATATCTAATTTTTttgctactgtttttttttccttgtctctttgtgctcttttttttttttttttttttattaacttgaatatttcttatatacatttaaagtgttattccctttccggtttcagggcaaacatcccctcccccccttccttatgggtgttcccctcccaccctcccccccattgccgccctcccttgagtctagttcactggggttcagtatttttgctactgttttttAAACGTGTCTAAAGATGCATCACCATAAAGTCCAAGGTCCTGAATATTACCCATTTTCTCGTAATCGTCCTATGGCTTTAGCTCATACATGTGTCTTTAATCCAATATTTATCTGTTATGAGTTGGAAGCAGGAATCCAGCTGCATGTGCTTTGGCATGTGCAAAGTCAGGTGTTCCGCACTGTTGGTTAGGGAGGTGCCAGTTATTATTGTGAGCCCAGAGACCAGCACAGGGCTTCCCCTAGAGTCCTTCCATGATCAGCAGATGCTGCAGCTGGCAGTGTCTTCATGGATGTGCTTCTACACAGATGTTAGGATGTCAGAGAGCTCCATCTTGGGAGCATGAATATGGCTGACGATCACAGCACCTTGAGAACTTGCACTTGGAGCTCTTGAGTGATGGAAACTATGCACTGCTTTCCAGATCAGCTCTTCCATAACTTGGACAAGTTCCCAGGCCTGAAAGAACTGTCTGTGAGACTAGATGGCACACAGGACGTGCTCTCAGTCCTTCCGGGAGAGTTCCCAAACCTCCATCACATGGAGAAGTTATCCATCCACACCTTCACAGAGTCTGACCTCTCCAAACTAGGTAAGGACAGTGCTTGGATCTCCAGTTCACGTGTGAAATGGAAACGCTACTTGGCTAGTAATTGTTAGAACCATTCAGTCATTGTTTGTTCAAACTTCCCTGGGCCTGACATCATGAACTGTGGGAGAAGCACCTTTCCTTGGAAACTTATTGTAAATCTTGAGTTTTTAGTATAAGCTAAGTACTGCTCTGAACACTTCACAAACAATTCGCTCTTCACTGTGCGAGGGAGACTACTGTGTGGTGGTCACTGTGCATCTGGGGGCAGTAGGTCATAGAGAGAGATGCTAAGTGAgttcctccagtctcttcagCTCTGAGAGGCCATTGCTTATGTAGCCACGGCTGTGCATCCAGTTGTGATAAACCTGAAACGTTTCTGCACGCTCAGGGAAACATAaactttccttctgttctttctaccTCTTTTCCAAGCACCATTTTCTTGACAATTgggctttcttcctcttcttctgaagCAACTTTTCCTCTGCCCTGACCCGGTATTGTGCAATTGCTTTCTGCTATATTCCTGGCCTTCATCGCTGAACATCCCAACTTACCTCAAACGGTACGGTTTTCCTCTCCACCTcattctccccctcttcctcctcctcttcttcatcttttccCCCAAAATTATGTGTAGaattcttttatttcaattttaagttGTTCTTACATCACCACTTACACATCTGCTTGCCGAGGGAGAAGGAAATCTTACTGGTAGCACTCTGaacatttccccatttttttcctcatgtaTGGTGGAGGAACATGCAACCATGTTTCTGAAATATGTCATttagaaaaatgctttaaaatatgctAAGCCACTTGATTTGGGGAGCACTGAAGACTAAGTGAACCTAGAAGTGACAATCCAAAAGCCATTGAAGATGGCATGGTGCTCCACACCTGAAACCCTAGCCCGTGAGAACCGAAGTGGGAGGGTGGCTCAAATTCAAAACCGGTGAATTCTAGATCAGTCTGAGCTGCAGCGTGAGGCACTGTCTcacagaacaaaaaccaaaaaccaaaatagtTTTGGGAGTGCATTAGCaagcgcgtgcgcgcgcacacacacacacacacacacacacacacacacacacacacacactcacacaattacatggaatgaaaattttaaataaaaaataaacttcacAATTTTATGCTATGGAATTATTCTTCCTTTCACGGTACTTTGTATggtatttttattcataaatgtagtatacaaacacagacacagggtGAAAAGCTGAAGGAGGCTTTACCAAGcccttattttaaaagaattattattttttttttttagaatttcaagCATCGGTGCTATGTTTACACCATTTTTGCTcatccttcctccaactcatGACTACTTCTTCATGAGGCTGGGGGGaagggaggcacagagagagggagagagaggaggggcagacaGAGGCGAGGGAGAATACTAATCATCAGGAAGGAGGTTTTCAGGTCTGTTCTGCTCTGGTCCGTCCAAGGCTGTGTTGAAGTGAGGTGTCTTTAGCAGCAGCGTCTTTCTGCCAAGTTCTGGGAGCAAACCAAGAACAACAGCCAAAGCCTGTATTGTTTGGGGGAATCTCTTGGACTCTTCTGAAATCCTCGAGGGAACGTTTACCATGTCTGAGACTGAGGTTGTACTTACCCTGTGGTAAGCCCTTATTTTGAAATTTGAGAACAGAAAGCTGATCCAGAGAAGGTCAGGAACTTGCCCCACGTTGTCTGCTCACTAGTCAGCTGTGGAAGTTGAGCACAAGCCCAGGGGATGTAGTCTGACATCTAGAAGCTGTGCCACTGTGTTACTGCCTGTTTAATCGGTGTGGCTGCAGCTGATGGGTCGAGAACCCATCTGGTAAAAATTTGCAGCCTTCTTTAATTACTAAATATCCTTCCTCATTTCCAGTTAAATTGATTCAGAACTCTCCAAATCTGCATGATATCCACCTGAAATGTGATTTCCTTTCAAACTGTGAGTCTCTCATGGCTGCGCTTGCTTCCTGCAAGAAACTCAGAGAGATTGAGTTTTCTGGACGATGCTTTGAAGCCATGCCCTTTGGTAAGAACTGTACAGCCTTGACTTCAGATGCTCCTGTACAGAGTCATTAAATACTCGAGAATAAATGCCACTGATGTCATGGGAACTGTGAGGACATCGGATCCTCATCAAGGCTCTCACAACAATGAATGAGCTACAGTTAGTAAACTACAGTTTAAACATTTCATTTGCATAGTTGCGTCCTCTCCTTAGTCTTAGTGATTCAGTCTGAATGTGATATCACCTTTTGAAAAACTCTAT
It includes:
- the LOC116895979 gene encoding baculoviral IAP repeat-containing protein 1f-like, giving the protein MDKESLENMSENEDYMKLHPETFLWLHFVRGLWLNSPESFSSFLSEHLLNIALNFAYQSNTVAACSPVILQFLRERTLALRVLNSQYFWDHPESLLLLGRLKVSINGNEISSHVDYSFKTYFENLQPPPIDKEYTSAFEHISEWKRNFAEDENIIKHYRNIWPRVLPDISEGYWKLSPKPYKIPRLEVGVNNMGPADQALLHVLMEIFSASQSIEFHLFNSSGFLESIRPALELNKTSVTKCSMSRLELSRAEQELLLALRALQSLEVSGTSQIPDQLFHNLDKFPGLKELSVRLDGTQDVLSVLPGEFPNLHHMEKLSIHTFTESDLSKLVKLIQNSPNLHDIHLKCDFLSNCESLMAALASCKKLREIEFSGRCFEAMPFVTLLPNFVFLKILNLKGQQFSDKETSEMFAQALGSRRKLEELFLPKGDGIHQVAKLIVQQCLQLPCLRVLAFHHVLDDDSVTEVARVATSGGFQKLENLDLSMNHKITEEGYRNFFQALDNLPNLQELNICRSIPECIQVQASTVKALGQCVFRLPSLTRLGMLSWLLDEEDMKVINDVKQRHPQSKRLTVFWKWIVPFSPVVQE